The nucleotide window CATTTTTCCAGCTGTTTTCATATGCAGAGTATAATACAAAGGGTGAGATGAAATGAAAAGGAAATTCGAAAGAAAGTACTTCTTTATCATATTCATGATAGTCAGCGGATTTTTTATGTTCATTGCCTTAGGAAATGGCTTCTGGAGGGAATCAGCTCCCTACAAGATCGATTCGGTTGAAATCAACGCCAGACTGAATGATCAGGGGGAGCTTCTCGTAGAAGAGCTTTCAGTTTATACGCTATCTCGCAACAACAGGACAGCGACTAAGAAACTCCATTTATCATATCCCTCGGTTCTCAACTCGTATTCTATTGAGGTTTCCCAGGGAACCGGTGTTGTCAGAGAGATATCGTCATCCCCCGGCGGCTTCGATGCGAGGATCTTTCTTGAACAAGAAGTCACCCAGTTTCTGATGACAACTGAATACAGTTTATCCGGTGTTGTCGAGATAGGAACGGATATCGCCGTGTTGAGCTATAGATTCTGGGAACCAAACTCAGATGCCATGACCAGAGACATCTCTCTTTCCATAGAGTTACCCGAGGCCATAATCTCTAGGATAACAAAGGACGATATCTCTGTCAGGCCCTATAAAGAAGCCAGGGTGGAGATAGAAGGAAACTCCGTGAAGCTTCGAATGAAATCTGTTCTTTCAAATGCATCGGGCGAAATCAAGATCTCGTTTCCAAAAAACATTGCCAGTACTATGCCAAACGCGGTGAGTACAACCGTAAGCAAAAGTTCGATTCGCAAGGAACACGAGATAGCCATGTTCCAGCAGGCTTTTCTTTCGGGTTTGATCGGGTTTCAGATAGCAGTGCCTTTTTTCGTCTTATTCTTCACGTTTATCCTTTTTGGAGTCGAGCCTCAGGTTAAGTCGGAAATTGGTTATAGAATCTACGATGTACCGGGCTATATTCTTAATGCAGTAATAAGGAATCCATTCCAGGAAGTGGATCACAACGGCTTCCTTGCAACGATTCTTGAGATGCACAACAGCGGAGAGATATTTATCGGTGAGAATTCTATATCCGTGAAGGCAACTCATAATGGAATCCCAACGCAGCAGCAATGGGCGCTTCAGGCCATCAAGTCTCTAAAGAGAAATGAAGACGGTTCAATAGAGATTCCTGATGCTGAAAACAACAGCGTTTCGCTCAACGAATTCAGGGAACATTACAGTCTTTGGCAGAAGAATGCGATGCGCAGCGTGAAGTCAGGAAGATTCTATGAGTACCTCGGTTCTACGGTCATGTCGGTTTTTTCGATCTTCTACTTAATCATCTGGTCCATGATACTGAAGTTTGTCTTTGGAAACTGGCAGATTTACCTCTCCTTTCCAGATGAATCTCTCGTGCTGTCAATAGTTCTCTATGCAGACTGGTGCCTGGGATGGCTTCTTCTAGTTGTCCCGAAGAGGATTTTCGCAAGATGGACGCCTTCAGGGAGACTGTTCTATATGGAATGGAAGAAGTCAGAGAAGGATCTTCTTTCAAAGCCCTCGCTTAACAACGATGATTTGTCAAAGCTTGTAGCTATGGGGCATCTGCAGAATCTGATTGCCAACAGACAGAAGGTTAACGAACAACAGCTTTCAGTACTCCGCCAACTGCAGAAACTCGAACTGCTTCTTGATAAAGCGAAATCCTGATAACTTCTCCCGAATGAATACATGTCTCCCTAAATCGAGCAGTTGACAATTGTAGCAGAAATATTCTATAATTTACTTACTAATACCCCTAGGGGGTAAATGGAGGTGTGAATTTCATGAGCGCAAAGGTAGTTGTATATTCTACTCCCACATGTCCCTGGTGCAAGAGAGCAAAGGACTATTTCAGGGCAAACGGAATTGCTTTTAAAGACTATGATGTAAGCAAGGATAAAGCCAAAGCGGAAGAAATGGTCAAGAAGAGTGGGCAGATGGGTGTTCCGGTGATAACAATAGGAAGCCAGGTTATTGTAGGA belongs to Mesotoga sp. Brook.08.105.5.1 and includes:
- a CDS encoding glutaredoxin family protein is translated as MSAKVVVYSTPTCPWCKRAKDYFRANGIAFKDYDVSKDKAKAEEMVKKSGQMGVPVITIGSQVIVGFDKGKIDGLLGIH
- a CDS encoding DUF2207 domain-containing protein, with product MKRKFERKYFFIIFMIVSGFFMFIALGNGFWRESAPYKIDSVEINARLNDQGELLVEELSVYTLSRNNRTATKKLHLSYPSVLNSYSIEVSQGTGVVREISSSPGGFDARIFLEQEVTQFLMTTEYSLSGVVEIGTDIAVLSYRFWEPNSDAMTRDISLSIELPEAIISRITKDDISVRPYKEARVEIEGNSVKLRMKSVLSNASGEIKISFPKNIASTMPNAVSTTVSKSSIRKEHEIAMFQQAFLSGLIGFQIAVPFFVLFFTFILFGVEPQVKSEIGYRIYDVPGYILNAVIRNPFQEVDHNGFLATILEMHNSGEIFIGENSISVKATHNGIPTQQQWALQAIKSLKRNEDGSIEIPDAENNSVSLNEFREHYSLWQKNAMRSVKSGRFYEYLGSTVMSVFSIFYLIIWSMILKFVFGNWQIYLSFPDESLVLSIVLYADWCLGWLLLVVPKRIFARWTPSGRLFYMEWKKSEKDLLSKPSLNNDDLSKLVAMGHLQNLIANRQKVNEQQLSVLRQLQKLELLLDKAKS